From the Bacteroidia bacterium genome, one window contains:
- a CDS encoding DNA topoisomerase IV subunit B has protein sequence MAEPKYNEDSIRSLEWHEHIRLRPGMYIGKLGDGSSQDDGIYILLKEVIDNCIDEFVMGNGRTIEISIKDKIVRVRDYGRGIPLGKVIDCVSKINTGAKYDSEAFKKSVGLNGVGTKAVNALSSFFKVQSFRDEKVKNAEFERGNLKKDDAITASDSRKGTLITFTPDEQIFGNFHYINEYVEKMLWNYAYLNTGLTISYNGNKFYSENGLHDLLQQNINGPILYPIVHLKGFDIEVAITHSNAQYGEEYYSFVNGQHTTQGGTHQGAFREGIVRTIREFYKKEFEAVDVRTSVIAAISIKVQEPVFESQTKTKLGSQEISPKGPSVKAFVGDFLKTALDNFLHKNPQVAEVLLAKIIQSERERKELSGIQKLARDRAKKASLHNRKLRDCKIHYNSNDNRRLETSIFICEGDSASGSITKTRDVDTQAVFSLKGKPLNAFGLTKKIVYENEEFNLLQSALNIEDGLENLRYNNVVVATDADVDGMHIRLLLMTFFLQFFPDLVKNGHIYILQTPLFRVRNKKETIYCYSEEERKKALEKLGAKPEITRFKGLGEISPDEFKHFIGKDIRLEPVIIKKENAIAEILNYYMGKNTQERQDFIIQNLRVEKDLAESV, from the coding sequence ATGGCTGAACCAAAATACAACGAAGACAGTATCCGATCGCTGGAATGGCACGAACACATTCGTTTGCGCCCGGGAATGTACATCGGAAAACTGGGCGACGGATCATCGCAAGATGATGGAATTTATATTTTGTTGAAGGAAGTAATTGACAATTGCATCGATGAATTTGTGATGGGCAATGGTCGCACAATCGAAATAAGTATTAAAGATAAAATTGTACGCGTGCGCGATTACGGTCGTGGAATTCCACTCGGAAAAGTAATTGATTGCGTTTCAAAAATAAATACTGGAGCCAAATACGATTCAGAAGCATTTAAAAAATCGGTTGGATTAAATGGTGTCGGAACAAAGGCTGTGAATGCGCTTTCCAGCTTTTTTAAAGTACAATCTTTTCGCGATGAAAAAGTGAAAAATGCCGAATTCGAAAGAGGAAATCTAAAAAAAGACGACGCGATTACGGCTTCTGATTCACGCAAAGGAACGCTGATTACGTTTACGCCCGACGAACAAATTTTCGGCAATTTCCATTACATCAATGAGTATGTGGAAAAAATGCTTTGGAATTATGCCTACCTCAATACGGGTTTAACAATTAGTTACAACGGAAATAAATTTTATTCCGAAAACGGATTGCACGATTTGTTGCAGCAAAATATAAATGGCCCAATTTTATATCCCATCGTTCATTTAAAAGGTTTTGATATTGAAGTCGCGATTACACATAGCAATGCGCAATATGGAGAAGAATATTATTCGTTTGTAAACGGACAACATACCACGCAAGGCGGAACACATCAAGGCGCATTTAGAGAAGGAATTGTACGCACGATACGTGAATTTTACAAAAAAGAATTTGAAGCTGTTGATGTGCGAACTTCCGTCATCGCTGCTATCAGCATAAAAGTGCAGGAACCTGTTTTTGAATCTCAAACAAAAACAAAATTAGGTTCGCAAGAAATTTCTCCGAAAGGTCCTTCTGTAAAGGCGTTTGTTGGTGATTTTCTAAAAACCGCGTTGGATAATTTTTTACATAAGAATCCACAGGTTGCAGAAGTTTTACTCGCTAAAATAATACAATCAGAAAGAGAACGAAAAGAACTTTCTGGCATCCAAAAATTAGCGCGCGACCGTGCTAAAAAAGCAAGTTTGCACAATCGTAAATTGCGTGATTGTAAAATTCATTACAACAGCAACGACAATCGCAGACTGGAAACCAGCATTTTTATTTGTGAAGGAGATTCCGCGAGCGGTTCCATTACCAAAACGCGCGATGTAGATACGCAAGCCGTTTTTAGTTTAAAAGGAAAACCCTTGAATGCGTTCGGACTCACCAAAAAAATTGTGTACGAAAACGAAGAATTTAATTTATTGCAATCCGCTTTAAATATTGAAGATGGACTCGAAAATTTACGTTATAATAATGTCGTAGTTGCCACAGATGCCGATGTAGACGGAATGCACATTCGTTTGTTGTTGATGACATTTTTTCTGCAATTTTTTCCGGATTTAGTAAAGAATGGACACATTTATATTTTACAAACTCCTTTGTTTCGTGTGCGAAATAAGAAAGAAACAATTTATTGTTATTCAGAAGAAGAACGAAAAAAAGCCTTGGAAAAATTGGGTGCAAAGCCAGAAATAACACGATTTAAAGGCTTGGGAGAAATTTCTCCAGATGAGTTTAAACACTTCATCGGAAAAGACATTCGCTTGGAACCAGTTATCATCAAAAAAGAAAATGCGATTGCCGAAATTCTGAATTATTACATGGGAAAAAATACGCAAGAGCGCCAAGATTTTATCATCCAAAATTTACGTGTAGAAAAAGATTTAGCGGAAAGTGTTTAA